A window from Novosphingobium sp. CECT 9465 encodes these proteins:
- a CDS encoding IS1380 family transposase → MNDDIATSFRFPAVGGKKTTAAFDGGRLTSDGGVLLLAQAERAMGICRRLAACIADPRDPVRVIHRLDDIFRARVFAIACGYEDADDLDALRDDPGFRLALGKLPGSGAGLASQPTMSRWENAPSTRELARMMAEMIGVYCASYPAPPAAVTLDIDDTCDVVHGYQQLSFWNGHHGERCFLPIHVYDTATGRPVAMLLRTGKTPSGAEAAGHIRRLVRHIRRHWPDTHITIRGDGHYGRPEVMAFCEAHRVDYVFGLPTNAALRADPAIVALADACAVKRAKAQDPVLRSYAETRYGAKSWNCQRRVVARIEASTLGMDIRYVVTSLAEGSAEHIYDTLYCARGQAENLIKRHKSQLASDRTSCRSANANQMRIILHTAAYWLMWRIQQAVPKTTALAAAEFATLRLRLLKVAARVIETASRIRIAFASACPDAGVFKAITTSLRPAPT, encoded by the coding sequence GCCTGACCTCGGACGGCGGCGTTCTGCTGCTGGCGCAGGCCGAGCGTGCGATGGGGATTTGCCGGAGGCTTGCGGCGTGCATTGCCGATCCGCGTGACCCTGTGCGGGTGATCCATCGCCTCGATGACATCTTTCGTGCCCGCGTGTTCGCGATTGCCTGCGGCTATGAGGATGCCGATGATCTCGACGCCCTGCGCGACGATCCGGGGTTCCGCCTGGCGCTGGGCAAGTTGCCGGGATCGGGCGCGGGGTTGGCCAGCCAACCGACGATGAGCCGCTGGGAGAATGCGCCGAGCACGCGTGAGCTGGCCCGGATGATGGCCGAGATGATCGGGGTTTACTGTGCCAGCTATCCGGCCCCGCCAGCGGCGGTGACGCTGGACATTGATGATACCTGCGATGTCGTCCACGGCTATCAGCAGCTCTCGTTCTGGAATGGCCATCACGGTGAGCGCTGCTTTCTGCCGATCCACGTCTACGACACCGCGACCGGCCGTCCGGTGGCGATGCTGCTGCGCACCGGCAAGACGCCATCGGGCGCCGAAGCTGCCGGCCACATCCGGCGCCTGGTGCGTCATATCCGCCGGCACTGGCCCGATACCCACATCACCATCCGGGGCGACGGGCATTACGGCCGCCCCGAAGTCATGGCCTTCTGCGAAGCGCACCGCGTCGATTACGTGTTCGGCTTGCCGACCAATGCCGCCCTGCGTGCCGATCCGGCTATCGTTGCCCTCGCCGATGCCTGCGCGGTCAAGCGGGCCAAGGCCCAGGATCCGGTGCTGCGGAGCTATGCCGAGACCCGCTACGGTGCCAAAAGCTGGAACTGCCAGCGCCGCGTCGTCGCTCGGATCGAGGCCAGCACGCTGGGCATGGATATCCGCTATGTCGTCACCTCGCTGGCTGAGGGTTCGGCTGAGCACATCTACGATACGCTCTACTGCGCACGCGGCCAGGCCGAGAATCTGATCAAGCGCCACAAATCCCAGCTCGCCAGCGATCGCACCTCGTGCCGTTCGGCCAATGCCAATCAGATGCGCATCATCCTGCACACCGCTGCCTACTGGCTGATGTGGCGCATCCAGCAGGCTGTCCCCAAGACCACCGCGCTGGCCGCTGCCGAGTTCGCGACGCTACGCCTGCGCTTGCTCAAGGTCGCCGCCCGCGTCATCGAAACCGCATCGCGCATCCGTATCGCCTTCGCGTCAGCCTGCCCGGATGCCGGCGTGTTCAAAGCCATCACCACCAGTCTCCGGCCAGCACCGACATAG
- a CDS encoding IS1182 family transposase, whose protein sequence is MMGRQVAQGALFYGFRLDEHVPVDHLLRRIDGVLDFGFVREALASSYSASGRPSIDPELMLRMLLVGYLFGIRSERRLCEEVHLNLAYRWFCRLDLADRVPDHSTFSKNRHGRFRTCDLHRLLFEQVVARCAVAGLVAGRDVAVDGSTIMADASREKKLKGADAADELRGRESISRPVAEYLAALDAALPPGPDEPAPVDPTSISPTDPQAALTCKHGPARYAYAINPLLDLDTDCILDVEATPARFAAEVAATRTLVSRAGIRLGIEPASLSADKAYGSGPLLRWLIDRNITPYIPVIDRTRQRDAFFTRDAFRYDREADAYRCPADKLLGYCGTNRTKQVRVYRSRPADCAACELKPQCTIGPKRGVTRLVSEEARDTVRALAGTKAYVHARRRRQRIERVFGHLKRNLGLRTLKLRGLSGAAEEFTMAAAAYNLQLLARQAAAA, encoded by the coding sequence ATGATGGGACGGCAGGTGGCACAGGGCGCGCTGTTCTACGGCTTCCGGCTTGATGAGCATGTGCCGGTTGACCACCTGCTCCGACGCATCGACGGCGTGTTGGACTTCGGCTTCGTGCGCGAGGCACTGGCGTCGAGCTACAGCGCGAGTGGGCGACCCTCGATCGACCCGGAGCTGATGCTCAGGATGCTGCTGGTTGGCTATCTGTTCGGCATCCGCTCGGAACGGCGTTTGTGCGAGGAGGTGCACCTCAACCTCGCCTATCGTTGGTTCTGCCGGCTTGATCTGGCCGACCGGGTGCCCGACCACTCCACCTTCTCCAAGAACCGGCACGGCCGCTTCCGCACCTGCGACCTGCATCGCCTGCTGTTCGAGCAGGTGGTCGCACGATGCGCCGTGGCCGGGCTAGTGGCGGGGCGCGACGTGGCGGTGGACGGCAGCACGATCATGGCCGACGCCAGCCGCGAGAAGAAGCTGAAGGGGGCCGACGCCGCAGACGAGCTTCGTGGCAGGGAAAGCATATCGCGACCCGTCGCCGAATACCTGGCGGCGCTCGATGCCGCGTTGCCGCCGGGCCCCGACGAACCGGCGCCCGTCGATCCGACCAGCATATCGCCGACCGACCCGCAGGCGGCGCTCACCTGCAAGCACGGACCGGCGCGATACGCATACGCCATCAACCCCCTGCTTGACCTCGACACCGACTGCATCCTCGACGTGGAGGCCACGCCCGCCCGCTTCGCAGCCGAGGTGGCGGCGACCCGGACGCTGGTGTCACGCGCCGGCATCAGGCTGGGCATCGAACCCGCCAGTCTCTCGGCCGACAAGGCGTATGGTAGCGGTCCGCTGCTCCGCTGGCTGATCGACCGGAACATCACGCCATACATCCCGGTCATCGACCGGACCCGCCAGCGGGACGCCTTCTTCACCCGGGATGCCTTCCGCTACGACCGGGAAGCGGATGCCTACCGCTGTCCGGCGGACAAGCTGCTCGGCTATTGCGGCACCAACCGGACCAAGCAGGTGCGCGTCTACCGAAGCCGGCCGGCCGATTGCGCCGCCTGCGAGCTGAAGCCGCAATGCACCATCGGTCCGAAGCGGGGTGTCACCCGGCTCGTCAGCGAGGAAGCCCGCGATACCGTGCGCGCCCTTGCCGGCACCAAGGCCTATGTGCACGCACGGCGTCGAAGACAGCGGATCGAGCGCGTGTTCGGCCATCTGAAACGCAACCTGGGGCTACGAACGCTCAAGCTGCGGGGCCTGTCAGGAGCCGCCGAGGAGTTCACCATGGCTGCCGCGGCATACAACCTTCAGTTGCTCGCCCGGCAGGCCGCGGCGGCCTGA
- a CDS encoding DsbA family protein produces MLQLGTLIAGGWAVSSVLKRTAPIGRDVANPEALAAIFDDRRSPASGPPTASLRLAAFTDYRCPACRRAFPAMEEAILSDGDVRVIYKDWPIFGPPSERAAQVALASAEQGIYPAVHKQLMIDSRTISDSVLQDIVEKAGGNWKRMSAYLVSHDQQIMAQLRANGAQALTLGLAGTPGYLAGSVLVVGAIDKADFLRLFARARSSRK; encoded by the coding sequence ATGCTGCAACTCGGGACCCTGATTGCCGGTGGATGGGCCGTCAGCTCAGTCCTGAAACGAACTGCACCGATCGGCCGGGATGTCGCTAATCCCGAGGCACTGGCGGCTATCTTCGACGACCGAAGATCTCCTGCGAGTGGCCCGCCTACAGCGTCGCTCCGTTTGGCGGCCTTTACCGACTATCGATGCCCTGCGTGCAGGCGTGCATTCCCGGCCATGGAGGAAGCGATCCTGAGCGACGGAGATGTCCGCGTCATCTACAAGGACTGGCCAATTTTCGGACCGCCCTCGGAGCGCGCTGCGCAAGTTGCGCTCGCAAGTGCCGAGCAGGGTATTTACCCGGCGGTTCACAAGCAGCTCATGATCGACAGCAGAACCATCAGCGACAGCGTTTTGCAAGATATCGTCGAAAAAGCAGGCGGTAATTGGAAGCGTATGAGTGCTTACCTAGTATCACACGACCAGCAGATCATGGCGCAGCTGCGTGCCAATGGGGCGCAGGCTCTCACCCTCGGGCTGGCGGGGACACCGGGCTACCTTGCCGGATCGGTGCTGGTAGTGGGCGCTATCGACAAAGCTGATTTCCTTAGGCTGTTCGCGCGCGCACGCAGTTCGAGGAAATGA
- a CDS encoding flagellar hook-basal body complex protein FliE: MSNISVSDVMALRSAVLDRNSALRNVVNSSAASPASAGGIARPTFDAAMSQVLQKVEGPGSVGSATGANSSFASTIVEQVLKVNETGAKAGALTVAYERGETTDIAKVMLARQAASIGFEATLQVRNKVLSAYKDIMSMAI; this comes from the coding sequence GTGAGCAATATTTCGGTCAGTGATGTCATGGCCTTGCGAAGTGCGGTTCTCGACCGGAATTCCGCCCTCCGAAATGTCGTCAACAGCAGTGCGGCGTCGCCGGCAAGCGCTGGCGGGATTGCAAGGCCTACGTTTGATGCGGCCATGAGCCAAGTGCTGCAAAAAGTTGAAGGCCCTGGCTCAGTTGGCTCGGCTACTGGAGCGAATAGCAGCTTCGCATCGACAATTGTAGAACAGGTGCTAAAAGTAAACGAAACAGGTGCAAAGGCCGGGGCGTTGACGGTCGCCTATGAACGGGGCGAAACCACCGATATCGCAAAGGTTATGCTTGCCCGGCAAGCGGCTTCAATCGGGTTTGAGGCGACGCTGCAAGTGCGCAATAAGGTTCTCTCAGCGTACAAAGACATAATGAGCATGGCAATTTAA
- a CDS encoding acyltransferase codes for MACVATHRAERTAEERSRSFHILNVLRGLAAMSVITLHYPQAFAPFVASGAYLAVDLFFVMSGFVLARAYDVRLQDGMGGRAFIVTRLIRLYPFYILALALGTVELAYYYRNDHLAAEIILSSVFNFVMLPSPPVGIPYQPLFPANFVAWTLSFELFANAAYGFGFGVLTHKRLGVIVGISGLMLLALALVRGNLNGGAYWPDAHLAAIRVTFSFFVGVLIHRARETGKLAPLFSVKLPQIIIIAITVGALGSPISPVLRGLFDAACVLLVFPLIVAASIGRNPVPSRGMCAFLGEISYPIYVLQIPVFTIGVMGLPKLLPGLPQLPAPWSGILLLAALCTASWFMATRIDIPLRRRLNAAVLRHLQPG; via the coding sequence ATGGCCTGTGTTGCAACGCATCGCGCCGAACGAACGGCGGAAGAGCGATCACGGTCCTTTCATATCCTCAACGTTCTACGCGGTCTCGCCGCTATGAGCGTCATCACCTTGCATTATCCGCAAGCCTTTGCGCCTTTCGTAGCGAGCGGAGCATACCTTGCCGTTGACCTGTTTTTTGTCATGAGCGGCTTCGTGCTCGCCCGCGCTTACGATGTAAGGCTTCAAGACGGAATGGGTGGCAGAGCGTTCATCGTCACTCGGCTGATACGCCTTTACCCATTCTATATCCTGGCCCTGGCGCTGGGCACCGTTGAATTAGCATACTATTATCGAAACGATCATCTCGCAGCAGAGATAATACTGTCCAGCGTCTTCAACTTCGTGATGTTGCCATCGCCGCCTGTGGGCATCCCCTACCAACCGCTGTTTCCTGCCAACTTCGTAGCTTGGACTCTTTCATTCGAGCTGTTCGCGAACGCTGCTTACGGCTTTGGTTTTGGGGTTCTAACTCACAAACGACTGGGAGTGATCGTTGGTATATCGGGTTTGATGCTTTTGGCATTGGCGCTCGTTCGCGGCAATCTCAATGGAGGAGCATATTGGCCTGATGCTCATCTTGCCGCAATCAGGGTCACCTTTTCATTCTTTGTCGGAGTTTTGATTCATCGCGCGCGGGAGACAGGAAAACTAGCACCGCTATTTTCCGTGAAATTACCCCAAATCATCATCATCGCAATCACGGTCGGTGCCCTTGGTTCACCCATATCACCTGTTTTGCGGGGGTTATTCGATGCGGCCTGCGTGCTGCTCGTCTTTCCACTGATTGTAGCCGCTTCGATTGGACGCAACCCTGTACCAAGCCGAGGAATGTGCGCTTTCCTCGGGGAAATTTCTTATCCCATCTATGTCTTGCAAATCCCCGTCTTCACGATTGGGGTAATGGGCCTGCCCAAACTTCTACCAGGTCTGCCGCAATTACCCGCTCCCTGGTCCGGGATTCTCCTGCTGGCTGCACTCTGCACCGCGTCCTGGTTCATGGCCACGCGCATCGATATCCCGCTGAGGCGCCGGTTGAACGCTGCGGTACTGCGGCATCTCCAACCTGGGTAG
- a CDS encoding IS1380 family transposase produces MPRTTPAGSDDSAPGFSFPAIGRKKITAAFDGGRLTSDGGVLLLAQAERAMGLCRRLAACIADPRDPARVIHRLDDILRARVFAIACGYEDADDLDALRDDPGFRLALGKLPGSGAGLASQPTMSRWENAPTTRELARMMSAMIDIYCASYPAAPAAVTLDIDDTCDVVHGYQQLSFWNGHHGERCFLPIHVYDTATGRPVAMLLRTGKTPSGAEAAGHIRRLVRHLRRHWPETHITIRGDGHYGRPEVMAFCEPAGVDYVFGLPTNAALRADPEIVAAADACAVKRAQRQYPVLRNYAETRYGAKSWKCQRRVVARIEASTLGMDIRYVVTSLAEGSAEQIYDTLYCARGNAENLIKRHKTQLASDRTSCRSANANQMRIILHTAAYWLVWRIQQEIPKAAPLAVAEFATLRLRLLKVAARVIETATRIRVAFASACPDASLFRAIATGLRPAPT; encoded by the coding sequence ATGCCACGGACCACACCCGCCGGGAGCGATGATAGCGCGCCGGGATTTTCGTTTCCAGCGATCGGGCGCAAGAAGATCACAGCCGCGTTCGACGGAGGTCGGCTCACCTCGGATGGCGGTGTTCTGCTGCTGGCACAGGCCGAGCGCGCGATGGGGCTTTGCCGGCGGCTTGCGGCTTGCATTGCCGATCCGCGCGATCCTGCGCGGGTGATCCATCGCCTTGATGACATACTGCGTGCCCGCGTGTTCGCGATCGCGTGCGGCTACGAGGACGCCGATGATCTCGACGCTCTGCGTGACGATCCGGGCTTCCGCCTGGCGCTGGGCAAGCTGCCGGGATCGGGCGCGGGGCTGGCCAGCCAACCAACGATGAGCCGGTGGGAAAATGCGCCGACCACACGCGAGTTGGCCAGGATGATGTCCGCGATGATCGACATCTACTGCGCCAGTTACCCTGCCGCGCCGGCGGCGGTGACGCTGGATATCGATGACACCTGTGATGTTGTTCATGGCTATCAGCAGCTCTCCTTCTGGAACGGGCATCATGGCGAGCGCTGCTTCCTGCCGATCCATGTCTACGACACTGCCACCGGCCGACCGGTGGCGATGCTACTGCGCACCGGCAAGACACCGTCGGGCGCCGAAGCTGCCGGCCACATCCGGCGCCTGGTGCGCCATCTGCGCCGGCACTGGCCCGAAACGCACATCACCATCCGCGGCGACGGGCACTATGGCCGACCCGAGGTCATGGCCTTTTGCGAGCCGGCCGGCGTCGATTACGTGTTCGGCCTGCCAACCAACGCCGCGCTGCGTGCTGATCCCGAAATCGTCGCTGCCGCTGATGCCTGCGCGGTTAAGCGGGCTCAGCGCCAATACCCGGTCCTGCGCAACTATGCCGAGACCCGCTACGGCGCGAAGAGCTGGAAGTGCCAGCGCCGCGTCGTCGCCCGGATCGAGGCCAGCACGCTGGGCATGGATATCCGCTATGTCGTCACCTCGCTGGCCGAAGGCTCGGCTGAGCAAATCTACGACACCCTCTACTGCGCTCGCGGCAACGCCGAGAACCTGATCAAGCGCCACAAGACCCAGCTCGCCAGCGATCGTACCTCGTGCCGATCTGCCAACGCCAACCAGATGCGCATCATCCTGCACACCGCCGCCTACTGGCTCGTGTGGCGCATCCAGCAGGAAATCCCGAAGGCTGCCCCGCTCGCCGTTGCCGAGTTCGCAACGCTGCGCCTGCGATTGCTCAAGGTCGCCGCCCGCGTCATCGAAACCGCTACGCGCATCCGCGTCGCCTTCGCGTCAGCCTGCCCCGATGCCAGCCTGTTCAGAGCCATTGCCACCGGCCTCCGGCCGGCACCCACATAA
- a CDS encoding GNAT family N-acetyltransferase, protein MLGIWREFIANSPVNLDYQNNDAEFANLPGKYAAPKGCVLLADREGEIEGCVAMRQVTHEICEMKRLYVRPQAQGRHLGRALAERLIEEARTVGYSEMRLDVQAKFVPARKLYETLGFVAAEPISFNPVPGASFLGLHL, encoded by the coding sequence GTGCTGGGCATCTGGCGTGAGTTCATCGCTAATTCGCCGGTCAATCTCGACTATCAGAATAATGACGCTGAGTTTGCAAACTTGCCTGGGAAGTATGCGGCGCCCAAAGGATGCGTGCTGCTTGCGGACCGGGAGGGGGAAATCGAAGGCTGCGTAGCGATGCGCCAAGTCACACACGAGATATGCGAGATGAAACGACTATATGTTCGTCCCCAGGCTCAGGGACGGCATCTTGGTCGCGCGCTCGCTGAACGTCTGATCGAGGAAGCTCGCACTGTGGGCTACAGCGAAATGAGGCTCGATGTGCAAGCGAAGTTCGTCCCCGCGCGCAAGCTGTATGAGACTCTTGGTTTCGTCGCGGCGGAGCCGATTTCCTTCAACCCGGTTCCCGGCGCATCCTTTCTTGGACTTCACCTGTAG
- a CDS encoding Rap1a/Tai family immunity protein, with amino-acid sequence MRPRRWILLCAALAALPDSAIGQTEPASATGSALFVSCQANEPRCGAYLQGVLDMMIVARKAECRAPRYDRSALRAAYLRWAEQNSYFMSVHMVAGAERSLAKAWPCQ; translated from the coding sequence ATGCGGCCAAGGCGATGGATATTGTTATGCGCCGCTTTGGCCGCCCTGCCTGATAGTGCGATCGGCCAAACCGAACCCGCGTCGGCGACGGGCTCGGCGTTGTTCGTAAGCTGTCAAGCGAATGAGCCGCGATGCGGCGCTTACCTCCAAGGCGTGCTCGACATGATGATCGTCGCGCGAAAAGCGGAATGCCGCGCTCCACGCTATGACCGATCGGCGCTGCGCGCGGCATATTTACGCTGGGCGGAGCAGAATAGCTATTTTATGAGTGTTCATATGGTGGCCGGAGCTGAACGCTCGTTAGCGAAGGCTTGGCCATGTCAGTAG